One window of Papaver somniferum cultivar HN1 chromosome 9, ASM357369v1, whole genome shotgun sequence genomic DNA carries:
- the LOC113313126 gene encoding cycloartenol-C-24-methyltransferase-like — MSKSGAFDLASGVGGKIEKKEVLSAVDKYEKYHVSYGGEEADRKENYTDMVNKYYDLVTSFYEYGWGESFHFAHRWNGESLRESIKRHEHFLALNLGLKRGQKVLDVGCGIGGPLREVARFSGTSVTGLNNNEYQITRGKTLNRAAGVDGTCNFVKADFMKMPFADNTYDAVYAVEATCHAPDALGCYKEIYRVLKPGQRFAAYEWCMTDSFDPSNQEHQKIKAAIELGDGLPDIRHTKQCLEALKLAGFEVIWDKDLAEDSPVPWYLPLDKSHFSLTSFRLTAMGRFVTRNMVKALEYVGLAPAGSQRVQMFLEEAAEGLVAGGKKEIFTPMYFFLARKPLSASETQDS; from the exons ATGTCGAAATCAGGAGCATTTGATCTCGCATCTGGTGTTGGCGGAAAGATCGAGAAAAAGGAAGTGCTTTCAGCTGTTGATAA GTACGAGAAGTATCATGTTAGTTATGGAGGAGAAGAGGCAGACAGAAAAGAAAACTACACTGACATG GTAAACAAATACTATGATCTAGTGACCAGCTTCTATGAATATGGCTGGGGAGAATCTTTCCATTTTGCACACAG ATGGAACGGAGAGTCGCTTAGGGAGAGCATTAAGCGTCATGAGCACTTTCTAGCTTTGAATCTTGGCTTGAAACGTGGACAGAAG GTGTTGGACGTTGGATGTGGTATTGGAGGACCGCTCAGAGAAGTTGCTAGATTTAG TGGCACTTCTGTTACAGGGTTAAACAACAATGAATACCAGATAACAAGAGGCAAG ACACTTAATCGAGCTGCTGGAGTTGATGGTACCTGCAATTTCGTGAAG GCCGACTTCATGAAAATGCCTTTTGCTGATAACACCTATGATGCAGTGTATGCAGTAGAAGCGACCTGCCACGCCCCAGATGCT CTAGGTTGTTACAAAGAGATCTACAGGGTGTTAAAGCCTGGACAACGTTTTGCTGCATACGAGTGGTGCATGACTGATTCTTTTGACCCCAGTAACCAAGAGCACCAGAAAATCAAG GCAGCAATTGAGCTTGGGGATGGCCTCCCGGACATAAGGCACACAAAACAATGTCTCGAAGCTCTGAAGCTTGCAGGGTTTGAA GTTATATGGGATAAAGATCTTGCTGAGGATTCGCCTGTGCCTTGGTATTTGCCTTTGGACAAAAGTCACTTCTCTTTGACTAGCTTCCGTCTTACAGCTATGGGACGTTTTGTCACAAGAAATATG GTGAAAGCCTTGGAGTATGTGGGTCTTGCTCCTGCAGGAAGTCAAAGAGTTCAAATGTTCCTCGAGGAAGCTGCTGAAGGCCTTGTAGCTGGTGGAAA GAAAGAGATTTTCACACCGATGTACTTCTTCTTGGCACGCAAACCACTATCAGCTTCAGAAACTCAAGACTCATAA